A window of the Nitrospirota bacterium genome harbors these coding sequences:
- a CDS encoding PIN domain-containing protein yields MGIAAGVSLGLLSILMEMILRRVSIGSIIGGFIGLSLGVVTATIILVPLKAVISEYFNIALFIVGSLLGYTGLLVGIKKGQRLTVSGIFRTLKGQPEEGNQKLLDTSVIIDGRIADICETGFLEGTFIVPQFILQELQHIADSPDSLKKARGRRGLDILHRVQKMTNITVKIVEEDFPKIKEVDAKLVALGKALNAKVITNDFNLNKVAELQGVSVLNINELANAIKPVVLPGEAIRVFIIKEGKEHNQGVAYLDDGTMVVVDNGRRLIGKNADVTVTSVLQTTAGRMIFTKLKEDYEREEIRAAK; encoded by the coding sequence ATGGGCATTGCGGCAGGCGTTTCTTTAGGCTTACTATCGATACTCATGGAGATGATTCTAAGGAGGGTATCGATAGGCTCTATAATTGGAGGGTTTATCGGTCTTTCCTTGGGTGTTGTCACTGCTACGATTATCCTTGTGCCACTGAAGGCTGTAATCAGCGAGTACTTTAACATAGCACTGTTTATAGTGGGCTCGCTTTTAGGCTATACAGGGCTTTTAGTGGGAATCAAGAAGGGTCAGAGGCTTACTGTTTCTGGAATATTTAGGACACTAAAGGGTCAGCCCGAGGAGGGAAATCAGAAACTGCTTGACACATCTGTCATAATCGACGGAAGAATTGCCGATATATGCGAGACAGGATTCCTCGAGGGCACTTTTATAGTGCCACAGTTCATTCTTCAGGAGCTTCAGCATATAGCGGACTCTCCGGATTCGCTTAAAAAGGCAAGGGGAAGGCGCGGGCTCGACATACTTCACAGGGTTCAGAAGATGACCAACATAACCGTCAAGATAGTTGAGGAGGATTTCCCAAAGATAAAGGAAGTGGATGCCAAGTTAGTTGCACTGGGAAAGGCATTGAATGCCAAGGTCATTACGAATGACTTTAATCTCAATAAGGTTGCAGAGCTTCAGGGCGTCTCTGTGCTAAATATAAACGAGCTTGCAAATGCAATAAAGCCTGTTGTCCTGCCAGGGGAAGCCATAAGGGTCTTCATAATCAAGGAAGGCAAGGAGCACAATCAGGGAGTTGCCTATCTCGATGACGGCACAATGGTCGTTGTTGACAACGGTAGAAGGCTTATTGGCAAAAATGCAGATGTCACCGTAACGAGTGTGCTTCAAACCACTGCAGGAAGAATGATTTTCACGAAGCTTAAGGAAGATTACGAGAGAGAAGAAATAAGAGCGGCTAAATAG